The region AAGGCGAATTCAATGAATTCCCTCACGGTCATGTCCGGAGGGACTGTCTTCAGCTCGGTTGTCATTATGTCCCTCACTCTGAACCTGCTCAGCAGGGCTTCCATACGTGAATACTTGAGCTCCTCCGCTGCACCGAGATAGATGAATATTGCAATGAATGTGAGCCACAGATTGTAAACGAGTCCCGCAATTCCCATGAAGATCGCTATGGCCTTACCAGCTTCAGCCGAAAAATAGGTCGCCTTCCGATAACCTATTTTTTCAGACAGCAAACCTCTCAGAACTCTACCACCATCAAGAGGAAATGCAGGAATCAGGTTGAAGATTGCAATAATCAGGTTGATCCTGTAAAAAACAGCCGAAAATTCGGAAAGAGGTTTCAGAGAACTTCCGGACAAAATGTAAAATACCACTGCTATGAATACACTGACTGCCGGCCCTGAAAGTGAGATTATCGCCTCCCTCATACCCCTCGCAGGTTTTTCGATGAGTGCCAGCCCACCGAATATGAAAAGTATAATCTCTCGAACATTGTGGCCGAATCTTTTGCTGACCACAGCATGGCCCAGTTCATGGAGAAATACAGCCAGAAACAGCGATACCGCTGCTACGATGGCCATCACGGCCGAGTATTCGCTACCTCTGAAGCCGTACGGATACTCCTGTATGTAGAAGATATACGCCAGAAAGGCTATGACTATAAAAAGAGAGTAGTGAACCTTGACGTCAATTCCCGATACCCTGAACAGTCTTATCGATGCCATAAAAAAAGTGGTTCAAAAGGATAATTAATTTTCCATCCTCAGGGAAATATTCCCCTGATCTTTATTGCATCCACGACCCTTCTCAGAGCAGCGATCATCGCGGCATCTCTCCAGATTATGTCGCTGTATTCCCTCTTGATTGAAAGCAGTTCGTTGAAGGCCTTTACAAGAATCTTTTCAAGCTCGTGATTGACCTTCTCCAAGTCCCAGAAGTACCTTTCGAGGTCCTGCACCCATTCGAAGTAGCTGACGACAACACCACCCGCATTTGCAAGAATGTCAGGAACAATAAGCTCACACCTGTTGTCCAGATGTTCCTCAGCCTTTGGCGAGACGGGACCGTTTGCGCCCTCAACAATCATTCTGGCTTTAACATTCTTCACATTTTCCTCATTTATGACGTTCTCAACCGCAGCAGGAATTAGAATGTCCACCTCCAGTTCGAGAAGCTCCTCATTCGTGAGGAACGTGTCTGTACAGCCCACTACACTGCCGGTTTTCTTCTTGTGTTCAAGCACCCTGTCCGGATCGAGGCCTTTCTCGTCAAAGATCCCACCTCTGCTGTCAGATACCGCAACAATTTTCGCACCCATCTCATGCAGGGTTTTTGCGGCCCAGTAACCCACATTCCCAAATCCCTGGATGGCAACACTCGCACCTTCAAGCTCAAGCCCGATGGCCTTCGCAGACTCTCGTGTGATTATTGCAACACCCCTCCCCGTTGCGGAGGTTCTCCCAAACGATCCTCCGAGGTCAACCGGCTTTCCGGTTACAATTCCGGGGACAGCATACCCCTTGAAGTTGCTGTAGGTGTCCATTATCCAGGCCATGACCTGCTCGTTCGTGTAAACGTCTGGAGCAGGAATGTCCCTTTCAGGACCCACAAACGGAATCAGGGCTGTTGTGTATCTCCTTGTCAGTCTCTCAAGCTCCCGGGTGCTCAGTTTTTTCGGATCCACTCTGACTCCGCCCTTCCCACCACCGAACGGTATGTTTACGAGGGCGCACTTCCAGGTCATCCACATTGCCAGAGCCTTCACCTCGTCCAGAGTAACCGACGGGTGATACCTTATCCCACCCTTGTACGGTCCCCTGACTCCGCAGTGCTGCACCCTGTATCCCGTGAACACCCTGAGCGAGCCATCGTCCATTTTCACCGGAATTTTTACCTCCACAGCCCTGTCCGGATACTTCAGATACTCCACAATATCTTCCTCAATTCCAGCAATTTCCCCGGCCCTTTCAAGCTGATAACAGGCCATTTCATACGGATTCATCCAACCACCTCACAAACCCGTATTCCTTTCCAATTTCAAGCCATGCCCATGCCCACACAACACATTCAAAAGCCCTCACAAGGTCATTTATCTCCAGAAAGTACTTTGAATCGGAAATGTACGCTCTGATGTTCTCCACAAAGCGACTATCACCTTCAAAATCAATGTTCTCGATTTTCTCCAGCCATTTGAGCGTTTCCTTTTTCAAATCTTCCTCCAGGCTCATGCTTTTTTCACCCTCAGTTTCAGACCCTCCCTTCCAACAACCTCGACAGCATCACCTCTCTCAAGCACATCATCGCTCTCTATGTTCCACAGCTCGCCATGAATTCTCGCTACACCTTTACCATTCGAAAAGCTGAGAACCTCTCCCTTTTCGCCAATTAGAGCCTCAGCACCAACCTTCTTTCTCTGGTCTTTCAGCTGGACTATTTTAACCATCATATAGGTAACAACTCCACCGAGACCGAGGGCCATTCCACCCGCAAGCAGGTAAAAACCCCTGTAAAAGTCTTTGGGCATCAATGGCTCCTCATACAGAGTCAGAATTCCCAGAACAATGCAGATTACTGAGGCGGCACCGAGAATTCCGTAGGTTGGCGTAACCATTTCAGCGATGAAAAGCACTATCCCCAGCATGATGAGAAGTGCTCCGAGGTAATTGATGTTTATGACACCGAGACCAAAAAGAGCAAGTATGAGGGAAACCACTCCCACAATTTCTGCCCCCATTCCAGGGGATGTGAGCCCGAAGACGAGAGCGTAGATGCCTATGATCAGCAGGATTGATGCTAGCTCTGGAGACGACAGTACTTCATAAATTCTCGCATTAGCAGGTTTTTCAAACACAACAATTTCCTCATCCGCAAGTTTCAGCATCTTTTCGCCACTGGCAGTCATAACCACCTTGCCATCTGCCATCTCAAGGAACTCATCCCTGCTGTCGGCGAGAATGTCAATTATGCCGTAATCGTAAGCCTCTTTTGCCGATGCGGTGTATGCTTCCGTAACAAACTTTTCAATTGCTGTCTCGTTTCTGTCCCTTTTCTCAGCTATGGACTTCGCATATTTGGCCAGGTAGTTCACAGTTTTCTGCTCAACCTTCTGATCTGTAACTCCAACAGATATGGGCGTTGCCGCACCAATGGAAGTCCCGTTGGACATTCCGAGAACGTTTACCGAAACAGCGATTAGCGAGCCGGCAGATGCGCAGAAAGCTCCTGGAGGGACATAGGCAAGAACTGGAATATCAGAGTTCAGGATCAGAGACACTATCTTCTCAGTTGAAGAAACCAGACCTCCCGGAGTGTTGATTAAAATAAGTATGGCATCGAAATTTTCCTCCTCAGCCTTGGTGAAGGCAGACTGAAGGGTGAGGTATGTGCCTTCATTAATCGTACCATCAATCCTGACCTCCAGAATCTGGGCGCTGGAAATGTGAGTGAGAAGTGATAATGCCAGAAGGAAGTAAAGGCACTTCTTCATGGAATTGATAACGAGATGAAAGTTAAAAAATTATTCGATATAAATGGCCGGCTTGCCCGGCATCGAAACTTTCCTCTTCTGCTCGGGGACCTTCGAAATGTCGAACTCCACAGCAAGACCTGTTTCACGTTCGATGAAGTCCTTCGCACCCTTCACGATCCTTTCCTCATCGAGGTTCGCAAGCTCAAAACCCTCCCTGAATATTCTCTTCAAGAAGGCCTGAACTTCCCTTGCCATCGTCCTGAGCCTGTCGTCTTTCATCAGCTCCTTCATCGCATCTTTCAAGCTTCCTGCGTTCTGTGCGGCCTCAACAGCTTTCCTTTTCCATTCTTCGGCAAAAACGATGTAAACCCTTTCTGGATTTTCGATGAACTTCTTAACCTCGTTGATGTCGTCAATGAGTGATTTCAGGTACTCTTCAGCAATTTCAGCCTCTTCATCAACTCTTGTTTCGTCATATTCAGGGTAGCTCTCAAGAGAAATGAATGTATCGTGCTTCCAGTGCCATATCTCCTCACAGAGGTGCGGTATGAAGGGTGTGAGCAGCTTTAGCCAGTCGTCAAAGATTATGGTCAGATTTTCCCCACCCCTTCTAAGGTACCATCTGACAACGTTCATAGCCTCGAAGAAAGCAGTGTTTATGGCTCTCCTCGTTTGCAGAGCATCCATTGCCTCTCTTGTCTCTCTGATTATCTTCTGGAACTTGCTGACGAGCCACCTATCAAGCCCGGTAATTTCACCCGGCTCTTTGAGGTAGTATTTCTCAGCCAGGCTGTAAAACCGTCTCAGATGGGTTGAGACGTTCTCAACTTCCTTCCTCTTCCAGTCCGCATCACTCTCATACTCTGAAGCGTGGAGGATGTAGAGTCTCGTAACATCCGCGCCAAATTCCTTAACGGCCCTCTTCAGGGTCAGCAGGGGGCCTTTACTCTTGCTCATTTTTTTGCCTTCGAGGCTGACAAATCCATTCACGGCTATTGCCCGTGGCCAGTAATCTTTCGGAAAGAGCGCTATGTGGTGGAAGAGGAAGAAGAGCAGATGGTTGGCCACAAGGTCCTTGCCACTGCTTCTGAGGTCTACAGGATACCAATAATTGAATTCGACCCTCAGCTTTTCAAGGAAGTCAGCATCGAGACCGGTTTTTTCGGCCACTTCTCCAACATCCCCTTTTCCGAGGAAAACATAGTCGAAAAATTCAGGAATGAGGTTTTCAGCTCTTAGAGATCCGTCATTAATGTACCTGGCTATGATGTAATACGCCATGTATACTGTCGAATCCGAAAGGCTTTCGATGAGCCATTCCCTGTCCCACGGAATCCTCGTTCCGAGACCTTTTCTTCTCGCACAGGCCTTGTCCTTAAGCCACTCAATTTTATTTCTGAATTCCTCTTTGTAGTAATCCGGGATTATGGCCATTTCTTCGAGCCATTCAAGAACCTTCTCCTTCCACTCCGGGTTGGAATAGTTCAGGAACCACTGGTCCCTCACAACCTTAACCACACACTTGGTTCCACATCTGCAGATGACAGGTTTTTCGCTGAACTCAAAGAAGACATCTCCGTTGCCAGAGTTTACGAGGTCTTCGTGAACCCTGTCCTTGGCGATGGAGACTCTGAGCCCGGCATACCTGCCGGTGTTTTCGAGCATCACACCCTTGTGGAATTCTTTCTTGTAAACCATCTTCGTTGCTTTTTCCAGAAGTTCCACATCATTCTGGCTTTCAACGCCAAGCTCTTCAACAACATCCTTTGCGGGAATCTCGAAGTCCTCACCCTCTATTTCTATTAGCACGATTGGTCTGATGTCTTTCAGGATGTCCTTTGAAATTCCGTATTTTTCGAGAAGATCGCTTTTTTCGAGGTCCTTCAGCGCAACGTAGTCAAATGGGGCGTGAGCGGGGACACTCATAACAACTCCGGTGGCGTTGTCCGGATCAACAAACCCGGCAGGAAGCACCGGAACCTCGGTACCGGTAACAGGATTTACGGCATATTTCCCAAAGAGCCGGGAAGCTTCAAGGTCCTCCAGAAATCGGATGTTCTTGTCAGTGAACCTGAGTTTCTCATAAGCCTCCCTGCTCACAACCCACTTTTCGCCGTTAACCTCCACCACAGCGTATGTGGATGGCTTTAGCCACAGGTTTGTAACGCCAAACACCGTCTCAGGCCTGAGAGTCGCAGCCGGCAGAACGAGGTCATCAATTCTGAACTTTATTACCGTGAACTCAACGATGGTTGCATCCTCTCCTGCCAGGAGGTCATGGTCCTCAACCGGATTGTCGTCGTTGGGGCAGTACCTGACCGGGTGAGATCCCTTCACAATAAGCCCCTTCTCCTTCAGCTTCCAGTACTGCCACTCTATGAATTTCTGATAAGTTTCATCCATTGTTGTGAACTTTCTCCTCCAATCAATTGAATAGCCAATGATCTTCAGCGCCTTCTCTGCCTCTCTTGAGAAATATTCAACGATTTTTTCGGGAGTGGTTAGCTGAACCAGTTCCTCGAAAGGAACGTCATGATACTTGGTGTAAACTTCAACCGTTCTCTCGTCCCTTTTCGCTATAAGTTCCGCCAGACCGATTATCGGTGTGCCGGTTACATGAAACCCCATTGGAAAGAGGACGTTATATCCCAGCATCCTTTTGTATCTTGCAACGGCGTCACCTATGGTGAACGTTCTCGTATGTCCGGCATGCAAATTTCCGTTGAGGTAAGGATACGGAATGGTTATGAAGAACTTTTTCCTGTCCGACATTTCGGGCTGAAAGGCCCTTCCTTCTTCCCACGCTCTCTGCCATTTCTCTTCAATCCCGTGAAAGTCCATGTCCAAAAAATGATTCCTGATTAAAAATATTTACCCATTTTATCATGGAAAGGCGGTGAGATCAAATAAAGAACATTCAAAACGAAGAGAGCATACACTGCGGGGGTGTAGAAGACAGACAGGATCAGGATTATGGCTGTTATCGACAGCAGGGCAGTATTCCTTATTTTCTTATAGGTTATGTTGCTTATCATGAAAAACGAAAGGATGATGCTGAAAAACCCCGCAGCAAATTCTCCAAAAAGGATTGCGGAGGTTATTACCGCCAGAGAGGATGAGGTTATGGGAAACCCCATGAAGTCCTCTGTGTCCTCGGCCGTGAACCTTGCGAGCCTGTACATTCCCGCAAGCAGATACGGCAGCGAGTAATACGGTATGAAAAACGCCGTTGCAACTCCAAACGATACGAAATCGGCCAGCGAATCGACGAACTTGCCGTATTTACCTGAATAACCTTTTCTCGCAAAGTACCCATCAAAACCGTCCATCAGTGCCGCGATGAATATGAAACGCATGTCATTGAAGATTATCGCAAGAAAGCCCGCAACGACGTTCGAAAAGGAGAAGTAATCTGCAAAGTCGAGATGTCGCTTCATTCCATCACCGCCACAGTCTGACCCGCCTTTATCTTCTGTCCCTTTCGCACCACAAACCGGAAGCCTTCGGGAATCTCCAGAGCCACCCTTGAACCAAATACGATCATGCCAAGCTTCTGGCCCTTTTCAATGGTATCCCCTTCACCAACATAGCATAAAATCCTTCTCGCAAACACACCGGCTATCTGTTCCACTGCAAATACACCCTCATCACTTGAAATCACTATCCGGTTCCTTTCATTCTCTGAAGCTTTTAAAAAAGCGGGCTTAAACCTCCCAGGCCTGTATTCGATTTTTTTCACAACTCCATCCCATGGGGAGAGGTTGACGTGGCTGTCGAACAGGCTCATAAAAATCTCAATTCTCCTGCCGTCAACGTGCACAACCCTTCCATCTGCCGGTGAAACCACACCTTCCTGAATCTCTCTGCCCGGCTCTCTGAAAAAGAAGAGCGTGAAGGCTATGAAAAAAAGTGGTGCTGCAGCAAGGTAGGGGTTCAGCAGATAACACAGAGGGGTTATCAGAAGCAGTGCTGCAACTACTCTCTTTCCTGCCGGCTCCATGCTCTCACGACCTCGTCCTTGAGATTGAAGATCATGTCTGCAAATTCAGGTAGGAATCTGAATACTGTTAGCGAGATAACAATTAAAGCTATTGTTGCAAGAACCTTGGATATTACGTGGTGTGCAATGTAGAAACTCTCCGGCCCAAACCATTCCCCGCCAAATGCTGCAACTATGAAGACGTTTCTGAGAAGATTGAGAACGTAGATTACAGGAACTGAAGCCATGAAGGCGTAAAACCTTCTTTTCAGTTCAGCACTGGTGGATATTGCAATGCCTGCAAAAAGCGCCATGCTTTCAATGCCCGTGCACGCCAGGATTATCTCAACATATTTGCCCATGTACTCTATGAGGTTGTAGCCAAACGGTGTGAATTCAAATCCCAGATTCCGGGCAAGCCACACGGTCGTATCCCTGGTATGCTCTATCAGGATCGCTTTGAGGGGTGTCAGAGAGAACGAAAAGTAAACAAATGACGATATCAGCGCCACAGACGTTGCTGAAATGAAGACTTCAAGCCGATCGGTTCTGAAAATCGTCAGACCGAGAAACGTGAATGTCAGAAATGCAAGAACCATGACGCCGGTGTTGAAGTAATCTGAGATCTCGAGGTAATGAGGGACTTTAAAGAGCCAGGAAAGCCCGAAGAAGTGCCAACCGAGAAAACCCGATAGCCTGTTTCTCGTAAAAATGAATATTGCCATGAATGCCAGCGACAGGAATTCAAACATAACCGGGAAAATTTATTTACTGAATTTAAGTTATTCGGATGTGGATCTGCACATACATAGCATGTACTCGGATGGTGCTGCAAGCATCGATGAAATTGCGAGAAAAGCGAAGGAGAGGAATTTGAAAATAATCGCCATTGTAGACCACTCAGTTGAACATCCGAAGGGTCTGAATGAAAGGAAGGCGAGAAAAAGGAAGATCGAAATAGAACAGGCTGAATCGAAATACGGAATCAGGATTCTTGACGGAGTGGAATGTGGCATTCTGGAAGACGGGAAGATAATCCTGCCAAAACATGATTTTGAGCTCGTGATAGCGTCAGTCCACTCGATTGTGCCTCAAAAAGAGATGTACAGGAGGCTGAAGAGAGCTATTGAAGAATACGATTTCCACATCCTCGGCCATCTTCACGCCGGCATATTCTCGCTTGATGGGAGAGCTGAGGAATACGATCTCGAGATACTTGATTTGTTGGAAGAGACGGGGAAAGCCCTTGAACTGAATACACACCACAGCGCACCACCGGAGGAAACCCTGAAACTCTGCCTCAGCAGAAAGATCACATACTCCTTCGGAAGTGATGCCCACACGGTCTCGAGAGTTGGAGACCTTGACCACGCGAAAAGGATGGCAAAGATTTTTCTGAAAAATGGTAGATTTATACTGGATGAGATGCATAACGTTGACGGTTGATGCCATAATACCATACGGGAATGGAATAGTGCTTGTAAAAAGAAAAAACGAGCCATTCAAGGGCAGTTATGCTCTGCCCGGCGGGATCGTGGAATATGGAGAAAGCGTTGAGAGAGCAGTAATCAGAGAAACAAAGGAGGAGACCGGCCTCGACGTTGTGGTTGAAAAACTCGTGGGTGTGTATTCCGATCCGGACAGGGACCCGAGGGGGCATTTTGTCAGCATTTGCTTTCTGACCAGGGTCGTGGGAGGTGAGCTGAAAGCCGGAAGCGATGCGAGGGAGGTAAAGATATTTAAATTGAATGAACTTCCTGAACTTGCATTTGACCATTCAAAAATGATTGAAGATGCTGGGGTGATGATCCGTGGAATTCTGTCCGAAGTGTAAAAGCATAATGATATATCAGGGAGATAAGGCGGTTTGCAGAAAATGCGGTTATGAAAAGGAAGCAGATGATAGCATTAACCTCGTCACGGTTGCAAAAAGGAAAGAAGACGAAATACCAGTTATAGAAGGGGAGAACGTCAAGACCCTGCCCACAACGAATGCGATCTGTCCTGCGTGCGGACACAGAGAAGCTTACTGGTGGCTGAGACAGTTGAGAGCGGCAGATGAGAGCGAAGTGAGGTTTTTCAGGTGTACAAAATGCGGAAAAACCTGGAGGGAGTATGACTGACTACTGGCTGAACCCTCCAGATATTATTACCTTCATCGCATCCTCGACGCTCATGTCCAGATAGACAAGCTCCTCCTCGGGAACGAGTATCACAAAACCCGAGGTCGGATTGGGAGACGTTGGAACGAATACATTCACAAGCTTTTTTCCCGTGCTCTCACAGGCCTGAGATATCTTCGTTCCCGAAGTGAATCCGAGAGCATACATCCCCTTCCTCGGGTATTCCACGAGTACCACGCCCTTCAGCCTTTCTATGTCAGACTGCAATAGCGTTCTGAGTGCTTCTTTTGTTCCAACATAGATCGTTCTGATCAGGGGGATCTTTTTTATCCAGCCTTCGAAAACATCAATCATTCTCTGACCAAAGGTCCTCGTTCCAACGAAGCCAAGACCAAGAATCACTAAAGCGAGAATAACAAGACTCATCCCCGGAAAGTAATAGGGGCTTTTGGACGCGAACGGTCTCAGAAAATCCTCAACAAAGCCAACTGCCCAGTATATTATCAGAAAAGTTGCCGCCAGAGGGAGAAATATCACAACGCCGGTTATGAACATCCTCCTCAACCTTTCCATAGCCATATACATTCTGGTTAGTGTATAACCTTTCCGCAGTGGACCTAACATAATAACCATAATAATCAGTACCACTACGTTATTATATGGCATTCCGTGAGGATAAAGCCAGATAAATTCAATTCCATGATTATAATGAAAATTATAATTTCAGAAAAATATAAATATTTTATACTATCATGATTATTCTGGAGGTGAAAAGATATGGAGAAGAAGGTCGAGAGAAGGGAGAAGGAAGTTGAGGAAGTGTTCAAGGGAATAAGGATTTACTTCACAGTGTAATAAACCCCTTCATTTATACAATAATGATTTCCGAAATATTTAGATGTTCTATCCGCCCATTTAATATAATATTCCCATTTCCCATACTTCCACTAGTAGTTGCAATTTTTGCAGGGGACATCCAGAGTATATGGAAACCAGTACTATTCACTTTTCTTTATTATCCAGCCAATAATCTGTGGAACCACATTAACGATGCAGAAGACGACTTCAACGCAGGAAAAGATACACCACTAATCAATGAGCAAGTTAGAAAACTTGCGATATGGATATCCACACTATTTTACTTGTGCTCTTTCACATTCCTTCTTTTTTTTTCAAATTACAAATACTCTATTTTAATATACCTCGTTATATTTACAGCAACGTTCCTCTACTCAGACAATCTTCTAACACATTTAAGACTTAAAAAACATTACTTAGGCGAGTTTTTTGTGTATATCGTTGCAGTCCCGACTTACGTAATTCTGATGTATTCAATATTAAAGCCACCAGATTTGACCACTCTAAAACTCGTTTTACTATTTACACCAATTATGATTTCAACACTTTTCATAAAAGACCTCAAAGATATCTCAGCAGATAAATTAGCGGGCCTAAACACTTTTGCAGTGAGATTTCATTATAAGACTTTACTAAAATTATTCTATTTTTCATTGATAGTCTATTTCGTACTAGAGTTCATAGTATTCTGGAAAGATATATTGCAGGTCGCAGTTTTACCCTTAACAATTGTGATTTATTCTATTCTGAAGCTATATAAAGAAAACTGGGAGATTTCTCATAAATCTGTAGAATACATTCAGTACTCTATCATGTCGGGGATTCTTTCGTTACTAATAATTCTTTTAATCAAATCATTCATGTTAATTACCCTATTCTAAGGGAAAGCAAGATCGAAGTGCCTGACCCGAAGAAAAATACACCGTTTTCGATTTCAGAGACAAGCTTTTTTTCCGGCAATTTTACAAGTCTTGATGAAGGAGAAGGAGTAAATATGAGCAGGTAATCATTCCCATTCAGTTTTTCAGACAGAAAATCAAAAATCCTGTATGCTTCACCATAATACGCTAGCAAGCTTGTTGAATCAACAAAAAATAGCCTAAATGAGTCTGGACTAACCAATGCTCCCCCAAAATCTACAAACTCATATGGTTTTTCTGAAAAAATCTCACCAAGCATCAAACCATCTTTAACAAAATCACCTAATTCCAAATGATACGGGTAAAAATTTAATGGAAATGCAGTCAAACCCACAACAGATGCTCCAAATGTCTTTTCACTAATTAAAGCCAGTCCAAAAGGAGATATCCCCGAGAAATCACCTGTTTCAACCTTTTCTATAAACTCATCTTTCTCAATCTCAAGCCCCAGTTTCTCCCGTATATAATCCTTAACTGGCATCCCGTTTATCTCCCCAATCACGTTGCCTTCCTTGATCACCCTGACCTCGTCCTTCAGGGCGAAGAAGCTGCTGAGTATCTTCTTGGTTTCTTCAACGCTGTTGCCCCTCTCTGGAAATATGTCCTTGAAGTGAAGCTCCGCATCCCTTATGGCAAGAACGAGAACATTCTGCCCTATGGGCCTGAAGTTGTAGAGAATCAGCGGAGTTTCTTCGTGAACCTCAAGGGGTACGAGATTGATCGAGCCTACAGGGATACCGGAAGTACCGAGGATCCTAAGCACCTTGTTTACGGGTATAAACAGCCTCTCCTTCTGAACCCATTTCGAATAGTCTCTCAGAATCCTCCTCTTGCGGTCCTCGTTTTTGCACCTTCTGTATCTGAACCAGTAAAGTCTGTCCCTCAGAAAACCCTTGAACAGAGTCATTTTCCCGGGAAAATAAAGGGCAGGATAGATCGCAAGGGCCACGTCGTGGCTTTTAATTTTACCGGCAATTTTTTCAAGCTCTTTTTCCAGGTTTCCTCTGCCCGTAACGTGGATTTCGTGGTCAATTTCAAGCAGAACAATGGCAATCCCGTGCATGAATATGCCCTCGTTTGTCCCAAACCCATCCACGAAAAAGATAATGCTGTTGAAAACCAGCAGTTTTTTCAGAAAATCTATTAGCTCGCTCCTGTTTTCGAACAGAGATTGAGTAATGATTACCACACCGAGATTGGGGCTAAAATCGAGTCTTTTGAGTTTGTGTTCAATATCCGCAATTATCGATTTCACGTCCTTCGAGGATGAGGACAGTACGCTATATTTCATTCAGTAAAATTGGTTTTAGAGAGTTTATTACTCTTTTGGCTTCAATTTCAAGTCTGTACTCGGCTATGGGCAGAAACAAAATGCTCAGAACCAGAGTTCTGGTTACAGGAAGAAGAAGAATTTTTATATTACCGACTTTTATTGAAACGTCCTCAAGTTTACGGTTAAAGATGTAATCAAGCAGAGACTTGATGTGTTTCTCGAGAAAGTAAAGATGAGTAAGCACAGCCCGTTCATCTTTGATTTCGGCATAAATGGGGGTGCCATCCACTCTGTAAAGAATGACACCCTTCACTGAGGGGTCGTTTGACAGCTCTTTTATCAGCTTACTTACTCTCTGACTCATAGATCCTCAGCACCCTTTCTATGAGAGATTTTGTCACGGGTACATTTCTGTCAATCATGAACCTGAGCCGCTTCCTAAGGCTATCATCAACCCTTGAGTCCTTAATGGTCGCTTCAACGTCTTCAGCTCCTTTGTATTCATCAATGTCGCTTTCAACAACAATGCCAAGTCCGGGGAATATCCTGTAGGGGAACACGCCATCAGCATGCCAGGATGCACGGTGCTTTATGACCTGTATTGTCCTGCTGAAAGCCTCACCGTATCCAATATTCTTGAGATACACTGCGGAATCTCCAAGGAAAATGGGCAGGGCCACATCGGGCTTGCTGAGCGTTGATGTGAAAGGCTCTTCGACGGTTACTATGGACGTGCCACTTGCTCTGAGCTGATCAAAGAACCAGTTAATGTCCTTCCTGACCGTAAAATCGAGGGATGAGATGAGCGGAGTGAACGAATCAATAACAATTCGGGCATTCCCATCCGAATTGTTCTCGATATAGCCTATAATATCCTCGTTGAGATACGAAATAGAGTCGGCATGACTTCTGGTAACGAGCAGTGTTCCCTCCTCGATAGCCTTCACCAGCTCATACCATCCAAGAGATTCAGCCAGAACCATGATGGCCTTCCCATCCATATCAAAGGAAACATAAATCCCCTTCTCGCCATTTTCAATACCCTTAAGCAGAAACTGAAG is a window of Geoglobus acetivorans DNA encoding:
- the artA gene encoding archaeosortase A; this translates as MFEFLSLAFMAIFIFTRNRLSGFLGWHFFGLSWLFKVPHYLEISDYFNTGVMVLAFLTFTFLGLTIFRTDRLEVFISATSVALISSFVYFSFSLTPLKAILIEHTRDTTVWLARNLGFEFTPFGYNLIEYMGKYVEIILACTGIESMALFAGIAISTSAELKRRFYAFMASVPVIYVLNLLRNVFIVAAFGGEWFGPESFYIAHHVISKVLATIALIVISLTVFRFLPEFADMIFNLKDEVVRAWSRQERE
- the leuS gene encoding leucine--tRNA ligase, whose amino-acid sequence is MDFHGIEEKWQRAWEEGRAFQPEMSDRKKFFITIPYPYLNGNLHAGHTRTFTIGDAVARYKRMLGYNVLFPMGFHVTGTPIIGLAELIAKRDERTVEVYTKYHDVPFEELVQLTTPEKIVEYFSREAEKALKIIGYSIDWRRKFTTMDETYQKFIEWQYWKLKEKGLIVKGSHPVRYCPNDDNPVEDHDLLAGEDATIVEFTVIKFRIDDLVLPAATLRPETVFGVTNLWLKPSTYAVVEVNGEKWVVSREAYEKLRFTDKNIRFLEDLEASRLFGKYAVNPVTGTEVPVLPAGFVDPDNATGVVMSVPAHAPFDYVALKDLEKSDLLEKYGISKDILKDIRPIVLIEIEGEDFEIPAKDVVEELGVESQNDVELLEKATKMVYKKEFHKGVMLENTGRYAGLRVSIAKDRVHEDLVNSGNGDVFFEFSEKPVICRCGTKCVVKVVRDQWFLNYSNPEWKEKVLEWLEEMAIIPDYYKEEFRNKIEWLKDKACARRKGLGTRIPWDREWLIESLSDSTVYMAYYIIARYINDGSLRAENLIPEFFDYVFLGKGDVGEVAEKTGLDADFLEKLRVEFNYWYPVDLRSSGKDLVANHLLFFLFHHIALFPKDYWPRAIAVNGFVSLEGKKMSKSKGPLLTLKRAVKEFGADVTRLYILHASEYESDADWKRKEVENVSTHLRRFYSLAEKYYLKEPGEITGLDRWLVSKFQKIIRETREAMDALQTRRAINTAFFEAMNVVRWYLRRGGENLTIIFDDWLKLLTPFIPHLCEEIWHWKHDTFISLESYPEYDETRVDEEAEIAEEYLKSLIDDINEVKKFIENPERVYIVFAEEWKRKAVEAAQNAGSLKDAMKELMKDDRLRTMAREVQAFLKRIFREGFELANLDEERIVKGAKDFIERETGLAVEFDISKVPEQKRKVSMPGKPAIYIE
- a CDS encoding transcription factor S; translated protein: MEFCPKCKSIMIYQGDKAVCRKCGYEKEADDSINLVTVAKRKEDEIPVIEGENVKTLPTTNAICPACGHREAYWWLRQLRAADESEVRFFRCTKCGKTWREYD
- a CDS encoding CDP-alcohol phosphatidyltransferase family protein, encoding MKRHLDFADYFSFSNVVAGFLAIIFNDMRFIFIAALMDGFDGYFARKGYSGKYGKFVDSLADFVSFGVATAFFIPYYSLPYLLAGMYRLARFTAEDTEDFMGFPITSSSLAVITSAILFGEFAAGFFSIILSFFMISNITYKKIRNTALLSITAIILILSVFYTPAVYALFVLNVLYLISPPFHDKMGKYF
- a CDS encoding phosphatidylserine decarboxylase → MEPAGKRVVAALLLITPLCYLLNPYLAAAPLFFIAFTLFFFREPGREIQEGVVSPADGRVVHVDGRRIEIFMSLFDSHVNLSPWDGVVKKIEYRPGRFKPAFLKASENERNRIVISSDEGVFAVEQIAGVFARRILCYVGEGDTIEKGQKLGMIVFGSRVALEIPEGFRFVVRKGQKIKAGQTVAVME
- a CDS encoding PHP domain-containing protein produces the protein MDLHIHSMYSDGAASIDEIARKAKERNLKIIAIVDHSVEHPKGLNERKARKRKIEIEQAESKYGIRILDGVECGILEDGKIILPKHDFELVIASVHSIVPQKEMYRRLKRAIEEYDFHILGHLHAGIFSLDGRAEEYDLEILDLLEETGKALELNTHHSAPPEETLKLCLSRKITYSFGSDAHTVSRVGDLDHAKRMAKIFLKNGRFILDEMHNVDG
- a CDS encoding NUDIX domain-containing protein: MRCITLTVDAIIPYGNGIVLVKRKNEPFKGSYALPGGIVEYGESVERAVIRETKEETGLDVVVEKLVGVYSDPDRDPRGHFVSICFLTRVVGGELKAGSDAREVKIFKLNELPELAFDHSKMIEDAGVMIRGILSEV